Within the Candidatus Dormiibacterota bacterium genome, the region CAGCGTCAGCCACATGACGCCGTTGAGCGGGGTGCGAAGCACGCGAATACCGGGCAGCGCTCGGGCTTGGGAGACTTGATCGGCATCGAGCATCATCGTATCGACTCCGCCCGTCCGTAGTGCGACGAACGTCGAGTCGATGTCGGGCATCATCTCCAGCACGATGCGATCGAGCTTCGGACGCGGCCGAAAGTAGGGGTTGCGTTCTAGGACGATTCGCCCGCCGCGCTGCCAGTGCGTCACGCGAAAGGGTCCCGTCCCGAACGCATGGTCCTCCCAAGGCGCGTGGGAGAGATCGGTCGACGCAAACGCATGCGCGGGAAGGATCCCAAAGGCAAAGTCCGATTCCGCGAAGAGTTCGCGAACGGCCGCATTCCAGCGTCGTTTAAGGGTGATGACGACGGTGTGCGCATCGGGTGTGCGAAGGGATGCGATGCGTCGGTATGCGTCTTGCGAGAGGACGGGGTTGCGCGCATCTAAGATCGCTCGCAGGGTAAACGCGACGTCGGCCGACGTGAAGGGCACGCCGTCGGCAAAACGCACGTTGCGTCGCAAGCGGTAACGAATCGTGAGGCCGTCCTTCGAGATGTCTCCGTTAGCGCGCGTCGGTACGCGGCGTGCCAAAATCGGCACCAAGCGGTTGCGCGCATCCAGCCCCACCAGCGTCTGCGTTACGAGCAGATCGTAACCGATCGTCGTTTGATCGTGCGCTAACAACGGGTTGAGGGAGGCCGGATCCGATGCATCGGCAATCCGCAGCACGTGCGGTTGGAAGGCCGGCCGCGCACTACAGCCGGCGAACGCCAGGAGTATCGCACCAAACCACGCGATATGCCGCATCCGTTCGGTACTTTCGCGACGTCGAGGCGAACCCTGGCGCGCGTGGAACCACCGCCCATGGAGCACCATCCTCGCCTTCTCGCCATCGCGACCGCCGTACCGCCGTTCGAACTCGATCAGGACGATGTTACGCAACGGGTCAACGCTCAGTTTGGGAGCCGCTCGTCGAGCATCGGACGCCTGCTGCCTGTCTTTGCGAACACCGGCATCGAGCGCCGCTTCTCATGCGTGCCGATCGAGTGGTATTACGAGCCCCACGATTGGACCGATCGCAACACGCTCTACATCGAATCCGCGCTCGCGTTGCTCGAATCGGCAGCGAACCGGGCTCTCGAGGAGGCGGCACTACGCATCGAAGATATCGACGCGCT harbors:
- a CDS encoding peptide ABC transporter substrate-binding protein, whose product is MRHIAWFGAILLAFAGCSARPAFQPHVLRIADASDPASLNPLLAHDQTTIGYDLLVTQTLVGLDARNRLVPILARRVPTRANGDISKDGLTIRYRLRRNVRFADGVPFTSADVAFTLRAILDARNPVLSQDAYRRIASLRTPDAHTVVITLKRRWNAAVRELFAESDFAFGILPAHAFASTDLSHAPWEDHAFGTGPFRVTHWQRGGRIVLERNPYFRPRPKLDRIVLEMMPDIDSTFVALRTGGVDTMMLDADQVSQARALPGIRVLRTPLNGVMWLTLQSGSGPTADPLVRRAIARALDVGEIERRYHGLFPRAASFIPPVMAGFDAHLAPPHQNLVRAGRLLDRAGWRLVHGVRVKAGKPLRLLFVTEPGPLAGIEPIVQRQLAAAGIQTTIKSYPTATFNAPSGPVRSGRFGISADGFIGGSDPEQSVVFACGQIGPDGNNIARFCDPAFDALYADQATTGSEERRRADFVAMQRSIATERPIVPLNDLLDFDALSGHVHGFARNMLEYPVAAEAWDVR